The following coding sequences are from one Epinephelus fuscoguttatus linkage group LG7, E.fuscoguttatus.final_Chr_v1 window:
- the LOC125891554 gene encoding AMP deaminase 1-like translates to MTEERKRRDLERERDLERDLERVEVWRGRETWKGREKTWRGREKQTSRLKSPMLQYLYFLTQSPIAVSPLSSNSLFPEYAKNPLLEFHKKGLMVRLSTDDPMQFLYTKEPLMEEYAITAQVFKLCDMCEISRNSVLQSLLR, encoded by the exons ATGAccgaagagagaaagaggagagacctggagagggagagagacctGGAAAGAGACCTGGAGAGGGTGGAGGtctggagagggagagagacctggaaagggagagagaaaacctggagagggagagagaaacagacaagCAGACTCAAG AGCCCCATGCTGCAGTACCTGTACTTCCTCACCCAGAGCCCCATCGCTGTGTCCCCACTCAGTAGCAACAGTCTCTTCCCAGAGTATGCTAAGAATCCTCTGCTTGAGTTCCACAAGAAGGGACTGATGGTGCGTCTCTCCACTGATGACCCCATGCAGTTCCTCTACACTAAG GAGCCCCTGATGGAGGAGTACGCCATCACAGCCCAGGTGTTCAAACTCTGTGACATGTGTGAGATCTCCAGGAACAGTGTGCTGCAGAGTCTGCTGAGATAA